Genomic window (Streptomyces sp. TG1A-60):
CTCGTCCTTGAAGAGCTTGCGAAGCGGCTCGATCAGCTCGAATTCGAGGTCTTCCGGCAGGCCGCCCACATTGTGGTGGGACTTGATGTTGGCCGTGCCGGTGCCGCCGCCGGACTCGACGACGTCCGGGTAGAGGGTGCCCTGGACCAGGAACGCCACCTCGGGGCCCTCGTCGGCGATGATCTCGGCCTGGGCCTGCTCGAAGACGCGGATGAACTCGCGGCCGATGATCTTCCGCTTCTGCTCGGGGTCGGACACCCCGGCCAGCGCCTTGAGGAACCGCTCCTCCGCCTCGACGACCTTCAGCTGTACGCCGGTCGCGGCGACGAAGTCCTTCTCGACCTGCTCGGTCTCGTTCTTGCGCATCAGACCGTGGTCGACGTACACGCAGGTCAGCTGGGAGCCGATGGCCTTCTGGACGAGGGCCGCGGCAACCGCGGAGTCCACGCCACCGGAGAGGCCGCAGATCGCGCGCTTGTCGCCGACCAGCTCGCGGATGGCCTCGACCTGCTCCTCGATCACGTTGCCGGTGGTCCAGTTCGGGGTGATGCCCGCGCCCCGGTAGAGGAAGTGCTCCAGGACCTGCTGGCCGTGCGTGGAGTGCATGACCTCCGGGTGGTACTGGACGCCGTACAGCTTCTTCTCGTCGTTCTCGAAGGCAGCGACGGGTACGACGTCGGTGGAGGCGGTGACGGTGAAGCCCTCGGGAGCGGCGGAGCAGGCGTCACCGTGCGACATCCACACCGACTGCTCGTCCGGGGTGCCCTCGAAGAGGGTGCTGCCAGACCCTGTGGGCGTGACGTGGAGGGGCGTACGACCGTACTCGCGCGCGCCCGTGTTGTCGACAGTGCCGCCGAGGGTGGTGGCCATCAGCTGGAAGCCGTAGCACATACCGAACACGGGGACGCCGGCCTCGAAGAGTGCGCGGTCGAGGCGGGGGGCGCCCTCGGCGTAGACCGAGGAGGGACCGCCGGAGAGGATGATCGCCGCCGGGTTCTTGGCGAGCATCTCCGCGACCGGCATGGTGCTCGGCACGATCTCGCTGTAGACCCGGGCCTCGCGGACCCGTCGGGCGATGAGCTGGGCGTACTGGGCGCCGAAGTCGACGACCAGGACGGTGTCGGGGGCGGCGGCAGCGGGGTTCGCTGATGACACGGGGTGCCTTCCGGCGGTTGGGCGGGGGTCTGTGTGGCCGAGTCTACCGGGGTGCGCTCTCGTGGAGCGGTCCACGGGGACTCGGCCCCCGGCCCCCGGCCTCCGCCCGCCCACCACCCGAACTCGGCGGGAGGAGAAGGCACCGAAAGGCGCCTCGGTTGGAGGGGCGGGAGCGGAGGCGCCCTGGCTGGAGGGGCGGGCGCGGAAGGCGTTCTGGCCGGGGCGGACAGCCTCGAAGGGCCGCCTCGGTCGACGAAGGCCGCGCCGAAAGGACCCCGGTCGATCGAACGGGACGGCTCGGCAGAGCGCTCGGGGTGGAGTCGGGGCGGGAAGGCGGCTTGGGTGCGCGCCGCTGCCAGAGAGACCGCTCCGAAGGGACGCGACGGTCGGAGGAGGCCTCTTCGAAAGGCGCGGCGATCAGAGGGGCCGCAGCGGAAACCCGCGGCGACCAGAGGACCCGCACCGGAAAGGCGCGGCGACCAGAGGAGACCGCTCTGAGAGGCACCGAGATCGGTGAGGCCGCTGCGCAGGGGGTGCGGCGGTCGGAGAGGCCGCCAAGGGTGGTTGAGGCTGGGTGGGGAGGGTCTGGGAGGTGTCGTTCCGGGGCGTGGCATACTTGCGGTCGTGTTCGCGCACTCGACCTTCGTCTTTATCTATGGCGACCGGCCCACCGGCTGCCATGGTCGTGCTGCTTGAGCAACTGACGAGCGACTTCCCAGGCGCCCCGGGCCGACAAGGTCCGGGGCGCCTGGCGTTTTCGGGAACTGTCGGGGCGGGGTGGCCGATCGGACAGAGAGAACGAGGAGCCCGGAGATGACCACCACCTCCACCGATAAGACCGGCGCCAGGACCGCGGAGGCCGCCGATGTGATCAGCGGTGCGCGGGAGCGGATCGACGCGCTGGACGACCGGATCATCGGGCTGGTGCAGGAACGGATGGCCGTGTCGGCCGTGATCCAGGAGGCCCGGATCGAGTCGGGCGGCCGACGGGTGAACCTGTCGCGGGAGATGGACATCCTCTCCCACTTCAGGGACGCCCTCGGCAAGCCCGGCACCGCGCTCGCCATGACCCTGCTGGAACTGTGCCGGGGCCGCATCTGACGATCGGCGCGGCGCCGCGCGGATCGCGGCGCACTCGCGGCGCACTCGCGGCGCACGTACGTACGCCAGCCCTCTCACCCGTACGACGCGCGACCGTCCTACGACACGCTTCGACTCAGAAGGGCCCCGCGGTCTCCGTCTTTTCCGTCTCGCGGGGGCCCTTCGCCGTATCCGGCGGACGGCTGACGTCAGCCGGCGGTCTTCTCCAGCTTCGCGAGCTGGGCCTCCAGGACCGCGTCCGGCACGAGGGTTTTGTCCGCGTCGAGGATGTTCATCGCGTAGAACGCGGCGAGGGTCGACCCGCTGCGGACCACGGTGAAGCTCATCGGGACCAGGGTGCCCTCGATGGCGCCCTTCAGCTTGTACGAGACGGCCTCGTCGCCCTGCTCGGGGGCGGTGAGGGCCTCGACGTCGGTGTACCTGTTACCCACCTGCTCGTACTCGGCGCACTTCTCCGTGGCCGTACGCAGGTCGGCGACGACCTTCTCGGCGTCGCTCTGCCCGTGCGCGAGGAGGGCGAGGGTGACGACCGTGCCGGTGAGATCGCTCTTGTCCGTCAGGGTCCGGCCCGTTCGGGCCTCGGCCTTGGGGTTCGAGGTGAAGAAGAACATGTCCGCGAGGGGCTGGCAGTCGGCCGGGTCCGAGGGCACGCTCTCGGTCGGCATCTCCGCCGCGGACTTCTCCTCGATCTCGTAGCCCTTGATGTCACCGTTCGCGAGAGCGGCCTTCTTCAGCCGCGCCTCGGTCAGTGCCGCCTTCCCCGCCATGTCCGCGCCGTCCTGCGCGTCCCCGGCGGACGTGGCGCCGGCCGACGGCCTCGGCTCCGCGTTCGTGTCCTCGTCGCTCCCACCACCGCACGCCGCGGTGAACCCCAACGCGGCCACGACCGAGACTGCCACCGCCGCCCCCGAGATCTTCGACCTCATGTCCCCCACCCTCACGACTTGCGACACATCCCTCAGAGATGCCTCGCAGAGGCCTCACAGGTCCCATCAGATCACGTACGCGACACCGCGCTCCAGCGGGTTTCCGATGCCACCTCGGCCCACTGTTTGTGACTCAGGTCACGCAGAAAAACTGTCATCGCAAGGGCAACCCTTCACCCCGCTCGCCGGTCACACCTGGCACACGCGAGAAGTACCCGCACTCGGAGGGGGGTGCGGGTACTTCTCCGCTACCTCTTCCTCCGCACGTCCTCCGCTACTTCTTCGGCGGCACCTCCGGCACCGGAAGCAGGGGCAGCCGCAGCGCGCCGAAGGCGTCCGCCGGGACTGCCGGGTGCAGGGGCTCCACCGGGCGGAGGCGTGCGTAGACCGCGCCGGGGGCCGGGCGGTGGTCGGGCTCGCCGTTGTTGGGCCAGAACGACATCGCGCGTTCGGCCTGGGCGGTGATGGTCAGGGACGGGTTCACGCCCAGGTTCGCGGAGACGGCGGCGCCGTCGACGACGGAGATGCCGGGGTGGCCGTAGAGGCGGTGGTACGGGTCGATGACGCCGTCGGCCGCGGTGGCGCCGATGGGGCAGCCGCCGAGGAAGTGCGCGGTGAGCGGGGTGCCCATCAGCTCACCCACGTTGCTGCCGGCGAAGCCGTTGATCTCGGCGGCGAGAGTGGCGGCGGCCGTCGAGGCGGCCTCGATCTGCTTGGGGTTGGGGGCACCGTGGCCCTGACGTGCCGTCAACAGTCCCTTGCCGAGGCCCTTCGGCTTCAGATGCGTCGTCAGGGAGTTGTCCAGGGACTGCATCACCAGGCCGATGATGGTCCGCTCCGACCAGCGGCGGCTGGAGAGGGAACGGGCGACGAGCAGGGGGTGCCTGGCGGCGTACGCCAGCCAGCCGAGTACGCGCGAGGCGTCCGACGCGGTGCCGCCCGCGTACGGGACCTGGAGGATCGACAGGCCGCCCATCGCGTTGGAGCCCCTGCCGTAGCGGACGGGCTCGATGTGGGTGTTGGCGTCTGGGTGGATGGAGGAGGTGATCGCCACGCCCCGGGTGAAGTCGACCTCGGGCACACCGTGGGCCTTGCGGTAGCGGCGGTTGTCGGTCTGGGCGCCGACCAGAGCCTCGGAGTTGGTACGGGTCAGCATGCCCAACCGGTCCGAGATGTGCGGCAGTTGGCCGCCCTCCTTCATGCGGTGCAGCAGGGTCTGGGTGCCGTAGGTGCCGGCCGCGAGGACGACCCGGCGGGCCTTGAACACACGCCCCCTCCCGGCCCTGCTCTTGCCCACCTTGCGGCGGTCGTCGGTCGGGAGGGTCGTGACGGCGTAGCCGCCCTGTGAGTCCTCGGTGAGGGAGACGACCGTGGTCATCGGGTGGACGACCGCGCCCGCCTTCTCGGCGAGGTAGAGGTAGTTCTCGTTGAGGGTGTTCTTCGCGCCGTGGCGGCAGCCGGTCATGCACTCGCCGCACTCGGCGCAGGCGTTGCGGGCGGGGCCCACGCCGCCGAAGTACGGGTCCGCCACCTGCTCGCCCGGCGCGGCCTTCGCCCTGCCGTCGGCGTCCTCGCCGTCGCCGAAGAAGACGCCGACCGGGGCGAGGTGGAAGCTGTCGCCGACTCCCATCCGCTCCGCGACGGCCTTCAGGTGGACGTCGGACGGGGTCATCGTCGGGTTGAGTCGTACGCCGAGCATGCGTCGGGCCTGGTCGTAGTACGGCTGCAACTCCTCCTGCCAGTCGGTGATGTCCTTCCACTGCGGATCTTCGAAGAACGGCTTCGGCGGTACGTAGAGGGTGTTGGCGTAGTTGAGCGAGCCGCCTCCCACGCCGGACCCGGCCAGCACCATCACGTTGCCGAGCAGGTGGATGCGCTGGATGCCGTAGAGGCCGAGTCCGGGCGCCCACAGGTAGTTCTTGAGGTCCCAGGAGTTCTTGGGGAGGGACTCCCGGGTGAAGCGACGGCCCGCTTCGAGGACGCCGACCCGGTATCCCTTCTCGGTCAGGCGCAGGGCGGTCACACTGCCGCCGAAGCCGGAGCCCACGACGATGACGTCATAGTCGTACGACACTTGTTCTCCTCGTTGAGAACGGTCCTCAGCTGCGGGCCGTCTGTGGTTGCTCGCGACGCAGTTCCCCGCGCCCGGAAAAAACCGCTACCTGAGCCTCAGTGCCTTCATCGCCCTCAGGCTGCGGCTCATGAACTGGGCGTACTTCTCGTCGTCCATCCCGAAAGAGGGCGCCATCGGCAGCAGGCGCTGCTGGGCGACCGTCTGGGCCTCCGTGTACTTGAGGATGCCCTCGGAGCCGTGGCGACGGCCGAGGCCGGAGTCCTTCATGCCGCCCATGGGGGACTGGACGCTGCCGTAGGCGGAGGCGTAGCCCTCGTTGACGTTGACGGTGCCGGCGCGGAGGCGGGCGGCGACGGCGCGGCCCCGGCGGCCGTCCTTGGTCCAGACGGAGGCGTTGAGACCGTACGCGGTGGAGTTGGCCTCCTCGATGGCGGCGTCCTCGTCCTTGAAACGGTAGACGGAGACGACGGGGCCGAAGGTCTCCTCCGCGCAGACGGACATGGGTTCCGTGACGCCGTCGAGGATCGTGGGCTCGTAGAAGTAGGGGCCGATGTCGGGGCGGGCGACGCCGCCCGCGATGACCTTCGCGCCCTTCTCCACGGCCTCGTCGACGTGGCGGGTGACGGTCTCCAGCTGGCGGTCGCCGACGAGGGAGCCCATCTCGGCGCCGTACGCGAGGGACGTGCCGAGGCGCATGGCCTTGGTGCGGGTGGCGAAGCGCTCCAGGAAGGCATCGGCGATGGACTCGTGGACGTACAACCGCTCGATGGAGATGCAGAGTTGGCCGGCGGAGCTGAAGCAGGCGCGGACGGCGCCCGCCGCCGCCTTCTCTATGTCCGCGTCCTCCAGGACCAGCATGGCGTTCTTGCCGCCGAGTTCGAGGGAGACGCCGACGAGGCGAGCGGCGGCGCCCTGGGCGACCTGGCGACCTGTGCGGGTGGAGCCGGTGAAGGAGACGTAGTCGGCGTACTTGACGACCTCGGGGCCGATGACGGGGCCTTCGCCGAGGACGACCTGGAAGACCTCGGCGGGAAGGCCGGCCTCGACGAGGAGGTCACGGGCCCAGAGGGCGGTCAGGCAGGTCTCCGTGTCGGGCTTCATCACGACCGCGTTGCCCGCGACGAAGGCGGGGATCGCGTCGCCGACGGAGAGTTCGAGGGGGTAGTTCCAGGGGGCTATCTGGCCGACGACGCCGCGCGGGTGGCGTAGTTCGACGACCTTCGTGAGGGTCGGTACGGCGCCGGTGTGCCGCTTCGGCTTCAGGTACGCGGGGGCCTTGCGGCCGTAGTGGCGGGCGGCGACCGCGACGGCCTGGACCTCCTCGTGGGCGTGCAGACGGGCCTTGCCGGTCTCCAGCTGGATGAGGTCGAGCACCTCCGCCTGACGCTCCAGCACGAGGTCGTGGAAGCGGAGGAGTACGGCGGCGCGGTCGCGCACGGGCACCTGGGCCCAGACGGCCTGGGCGGCGCGGGCCCGCTCGTAGGCCTGCTCCACGTCCTCGGGGGTGGACTCCGGCAGATCGGCCAGCTTCTCGCCGGTGAACGGCGTGTGGTTGGCGGTCCGGCCGGAGCCGGCCACGCCCTTGGTGAGCTGGGCGACCAGTTCGGGGGTGACCACGTCGGCGGCGGTACGGGCACCCTGCGGGGCTGCCGCGAGGGGGTTGGTGCCGGTCGTCCGTGGTGCCGAGCCGGTCTTTTCGGGGGCCTGCGAGTCCGTCATGACGCGCAGGGTATTCCGGACCGGACGACTTTGGGTACCCGGCGGTAACAGGGTTTCACCGGGCACACACACCATGCCAGTGATCGCTGGCGACGAAGTGGCTGATCAGCGCGCCGGGAGTGGCCGTGCGGGTGCGAGTGCGGCGTCGATCACGGTTTCCGGTTCTCAGCCGACGCCGGGCTTTCCGATCCCCGGACGCTCTCGCGCGCCCTCGAACACCGCCGCACCCTTCCTCTCGTCCGCCGATCCCTTCGGCATCCCCACGCGCAGTTCGTACATCCGTCTGTCGTCGGTGCGGACGATCAGCTTCATGATCCGGGTGGGGACGTCCTCCGGGTGGTGGGTGGTGTCGGCGAGGACGGCCTCGTCATCGCGGAAGCTGGTCGTGGTGGAGTCGGCGGTCGACCTCACGTCGCGCGTGCCGATGTCCGTGCTGTCCTTGGCCCGCTCCAAAGGACGAGGCCGGGTCGTCGTCCCACTGCGTGAGCCGTACCCGGACGGCC
Coding sequences:
- the guaA gene encoding glutamine-hydrolyzing GMP synthase, with the translated sequence MSSANPAAAAPDTVLVVDFGAQYAQLIARRVREARVYSEIVPSTMPVAEMLAKNPAAIILSGGPSSVYAEGAPRLDRALFEAGVPVFGMCYGFQLMATTLGGTVDNTGAREYGRTPLHVTPTGSGSTLFEGTPDEQSVWMSHGDACSAAPEGFTVTASTDVVPVAAFENDEKKLYGVQYHPEVMHSTHGQQVLEHFLYRGAGITPNWTTGNVIEEQVEAIRELVGDKRAICGLSGGVDSAVAAALVQKAIGSQLTCVYVDHGLMRKNETEQVEKDFVAATGVQLKVVEAEERFLKALAGVSDPEQKRKIIGREFIRVFEQAQAEIIADEGPEVAFLVQGTLYPDVVESGGGTGTANIKSHHNVGGLPEDLEFELIEPLRKLFKDEVRMVGQELGLPEGIVQRQPFPGPGLGIRIVGEVTKERLDLLRDADAIARQELTAAGLDRDIWQCPVVLLADVRSVGVQGDGRTYGHPIVLRPVSSEDAMTADWSRLPYDVLAKISTRITNEVADVNRVVVDVTSKPPGTIEWE
- a CDS encoding chorismate mutase; this encodes MADRTERTRSPEMTTTSTDKTGARTAEAADVISGARERIDALDDRIIGLVQERMAVSAVIQEARIESGGRRVNLSREMDILSHFRDALGKPGTALAMTLLELCRGRI
- a CDS encoding GMC family oxidoreductase, translated to MSYDYDVIVVGSGFGGSVTALRLTEKGYRVGVLEAGRRFTRESLPKNSWDLKNYLWAPGLGLYGIQRIHLLGNVMVLAGSGVGGGSLNYANTLYVPPKPFFEDPQWKDITDWQEELQPYYDQARRMLGVRLNPTMTPSDVHLKAVAERMGVGDSFHLAPVGVFFGDGEDADGRAKAAPGEQVADPYFGGVGPARNACAECGECMTGCRHGAKNTLNENYLYLAEKAGAVVHPMTTVVSLTEDSQGGYAVTTLPTDDRRKVGKSRAGRGRVFKARRVVLAAGTYGTQTLLHRMKEGGQLPHISDRLGMLTRTNSEALVGAQTDNRRYRKAHGVPEVDFTRGVAITSSIHPDANTHIEPVRYGRGSNAMGGLSILQVPYAGGTASDASRVLGWLAYAARHPLLVARSLSSRRWSERTIIGLVMQSLDNSLTTHLKPKGLGKGLLTARQGHGAPNPKQIEAASTAAATLAAEINGFAGSNVGELMGTPLTAHFLGGCPIGATAADGVIDPYHRLYGHPGISVVDGAAVSANLGVNPSLTITAQAERAMSFWPNNGEPDHRPAPGAVYARLRPVEPLHPAVPADAFGALRLPLLPVPEVPPKK
- a CDS encoding succinic semialdehyde dehydrogenase, with product MTDSQAPEKTGSAPRTTGTNPLAAAPQGARTAADVVTPELVAQLTKGVAGSGRTANHTPFTGEKLADLPESTPEDVEQAYERARAAQAVWAQVPVRDRAAVLLRFHDLVLERQAEVLDLIQLETGKARLHAHEEVQAVAVAARHYGRKAPAYLKPKRHTGAVPTLTKVVELRHPRGVVGQIAPWNYPLELSVGDAIPAFVAGNAVVMKPDTETCLTALWARDLLVEAGLPAEVFQVVLGEGPVIGPEVVKYADYVSFTGSTRTGRQVAQGAAARLVGVSLELGGKNAMLVLEDADIEKAAAGAVRACFSSAGQLCISIERLYVHESIADAFLERFATRTKAMRLGTSLAYGAEMGSLVGDRQLETVTRHVDEAVEKGAKVIAGGVARPDIGPYFYEPTILDGVTEPMSVCAEETFGPVVSVYRFKDEDAAIEEANSTAYGLNASVWTKDGRRGRAVAARLRAGTVNVNEGYASAYGSVQSPMGGMKDSGLGRRHGSEGILKYTEAQTVAQQRLLPMAPSFGMDDEKYAQFMSRSLRAMKALRLR